The proteins below come from a single Oscillospiraceae bacterium genomic window:
- a CDS encoding DegT/DnrJ/EryC1/StrS family aminotransferase, whose product MSEIPVTVPFVSFRPMERELDAELRGAFARVLDNSWYIGGREDAAFEKAFAAYCGVRHCIGCGNGLDALVLILKAMGIGPGDEVIAPSNTFIATVLAISYAGATPVLVEPTLASYNIDPARIEAAVTPRTKAIMAVHLYGQCAPMDEINAIAKKHGLKVIEDAAQAHGAVYKGRRAGSLGDAAGFSFYPGKNLGALGDAGCVTTNDDALAEKIRALGNYGSDYKYHHIYKGQNSRLDELQAAFLAAKLPHLNAMNAERRRIAARYLAGIHNPAVALPTVQPGCEHVWHIFAVRCKTRDALEKHLADRGIGTNKHYPTPIHLQGAYRELGLAQGALPLAEEISATELSLPMYYGMTEAQVQAVIDAVNEYEG is encoded by the coding sequence ATGTCCGAGATCCCTGTCACGGTGCCGTTTGTCTCTTTCCGCCCGATGGAGCGGGAGCTGGATGCCGAGCTGCGCGGGGCGTTTGCCCGCGTGCTGGACAACAGCTGGTACATCGGCGGCCGCGAGGATGCCGCCTTTGAAAAGGCATTTGCCGCCTACTGCGGCGTCAGGCACTGCATCGGCTGCGGCAACGGACTGGACGCGCTGGTGCTGATCCTCAAGGCGATGGGCATCGGCCCGGGCGATGAGGTCATCGCCCCCTCCAACACCTTTATTGCAACGGTGCTGGCCATCAGCTACGCCGGGGCGACCCCCGTGCTGGTCGAGCCCACGCTTGCAAGCTATAACATCGACCCCGCCCGCATCGAGGCCGCCGTCACGCCGCGCACAAAGGCCATCATGGCGGTGCATCTCTACGGCCAGTGTGCCCCGATGGATGAAATCAACGCTATTGCAAAAAAACATGGTCTCAAGGTCATTGAGGATGCGGCACAGGCCCACGGCGCAGTCTACAAGGGCCGCCGGGCGGGCAGCCTCGGCGATGCCGCCGGGTTCAGCTTCTACCCGGGCAAGAATCTGGGGGCGCTGGGCGATGCAGGCTGCGTGACAACGAATGACGATGCACTGGCCGAGAAGATCCGCGCCTTGGGCAACTACGGCAGCGACTACAAATACCACCATATTTATAAAGGACAGAACTCCCGTCTGGACGAGCTGCAGGCCGCTTTTCTGGCGGCCAAGCTGCCGCATCTCAATGCCATGAACGCCGAGCGCCGCCGCATCGCCGCGCGCTACCTCGCCGGGATACACAACCCCGCCGTGGCGCTGCCCACCGTGCAGCCCGGCTGTGAGCATGTCTGGCATATCTTTGCCGTGCGCTGCAAGACCCGCGATGCGCTGGAAAAGCATCTGGCAGATCGCGGCATCGGCACGAACAAGCACTACCCGACACCGATCCATCTGCAGGGGGCCTACCGGGAGCTGGGCCTTGCGCAGGGCGCACTGCCGCTGGCAGAGGAGAT